The Prosthecobacter fusiformis sequence CCCCCGCGACGTGGACCCCGCCGTCAACGAGATCGAAGGCGTTTATCTCTACGACATTGACGCCCTCCAGGCCATCGCCGACGACGGTCGCCGCGAGCGTGAGCGCCAGCTCAGCGCCTGTGAGCGCATCATTGAAGACCACCTGGAAAAATACGGCTTCACCCATCACGCCGTCCCGCTGGCAGCCAGCAGCCAGGTGGTCATTTAAACATTTGCCTCCCTCATTTGGGCTCATTCGTGTTTTACCGCAAAGGGGCGGAGGAGCAAAGAAGCGGCGGACGGATCTCATCTGATCCCGTTCATCCCTGATTTATTTCATACCTCTGCCACCTCCGCCTCTCTGCCCCACTGCGGCTAATCCAAACTACCCACAACCCCTCCCCCCGCCACCTGCATCTTAAACGGTGCCGCCTTAAACACAACGGGCGTGCCGAACCCGGCCAGCTCTCCATCTACCTCCACAGGTGCCAGCGGATCTGCCGTGACGGTAAACTCCCGCAACTGCACGTAATCCAGGTCCTCCGCCGGTTCATATCCGCCCTCCAGGATTCCACGCAGCATCTGCGCAAACTCCCAGCCGCCCAGCCCGCGAAAGATCAGCACATCCAGCAGCCCATCCTGATTGTTCGCCTTCGGGAAAACCTGCACCGGCCCTCCGTAGTGCTTGCCGCCTCCCACTAGCACGACAGAGCCATGCATGGCCGGGCGTCCCTCCACCGTCACGGTCAGCACGGGCGGTTTCCGGGTCAGCACCTGCATGGCGGACATCACATAACTCAGCGGTCCAAAGCGTTTTTTGCTCTCCCATGAAGTCTCCTGGATGATCTCCGCATCGAAGCCCACGCCGGCCAATTGTACAAAGTACTGCTCATTGGCCATCCACAAATCAAGCTCTCGCAGGCGTCCGCTGGAAATTTGCGCCCAGCATGCGGCGATGTCTGGACTGGGC is a genomic window containing:
- a CDS encoding diacylglycerol/lipid kinase family protein, which encodes MPARIPVILNPAARSTQAAAREKALRALSPEPELVLTEYPGQATEIAEKLAREGHPLIVAAGGDGTMNEILQGICRVNAGRAPGEPHTALGVLPVGTMNVFSLELGLPSPDIAACWAQISSGRLRELDLWMANEQYFVQLAGVGFDAEIIQETSWESKKRFGPLSYVMSAMQVLTRKPPVLTVTVEGRPAMHGSVVLVGGGKHYGGPVQVFPKANNQDGLLDVLIFRGLGGWEFAQMLRGILEGGYEPAEDLDYVQLREFTVTADPLAPVEVDGELAGFGTPVVFKAAPFKMQVAGGGVVGSLD